The nucleotide sequence tgtttactttagccgcatttagcgcatttagccacgaaacttgttaactagcgcgttattaggaaaggtgattgcagagattcattaaaaacccttatactcacttctgctgtaagtgaagctggatcacgaatgatttgtgcaaacatagacgcatttatgtagatcgggaggcgcattcccttcacaaaaaaaacgtaatccactgcatcttcagtggctcaaatgtcgggagtaaatgacaaccacaatgtttatttacattattacatccagcaacacaacacctcaatcgctcaatcagagatattcttgtctaacttacatccctgctccggcatcgaaacaatggaggtctgacagctggttacagctgatctgaggtaagacgcttatgtcaatcaactatcgtgggagcggcctctgtgggtgtgacgccacaccgacaggcatctgagaatggctcgatttgaaaaaggggatattatttttacagattaattaaaaaccactgcaatggatttttatcattatagggtagatttgtacatacactgccaacacacattaatgttcaaacaacacgtaaaaGTGAGGTTTGCATCcggtgacccctttaagaatgaGTTGAATGAAAATTTCTTTTTAGTCTTTAagaatctgaaaaaataaacaaatgagaaACAAATGAGAAAGAATCTCTAAGATTTAAACTGGATAATGAGAGTCTTTCTTGTAATTCATCGTACACTAGTTGTGCTGCATTATTTGAGTGCATGCAAGCATGTTGTGAAAGATCCTATTATGTCACGACATTCAGTTGACAGTTTGAATGCAAAAGacattcaggtttggaacaacttgagtgTGATTAAATAATGACAGCTGTTCTTAGGAGAATTTTTTAACCACTGTTTGCCAATGGGTTGTTCTGTTTGTTCTTCCAGCTCCTGCATGCTGCTCCTCACGATACGGGTTGGCCTTTTTGTCCTGTTATGGCTTCTTTGTGGCATATGCCCTCAGGGTGAACCTTAGTGTGGCAATGGTAGACATGCTGAAAAACAGTTCCAGTGCCAGCAACAGTTCCTCCGTCTGCCCTCATCATAAAATCCCTGTGCCCAAACACAATCACACTGTAAGAGCATCTGCTTTACAGTCTCACATATACTGGCGTTCAAATGTTcgggatcagtacgatttttaatgtttttaaataagtttcttacaccgtgtctacaccggACGCAAGCGGCAGTAAAATTCtacagtaaaatgctgttaattgtacagtttttagaagtaaaaaagaacaaatcaaTGTATAATTTACCGTCGAaaactgtaaactgatattCCCAGAATTCTCTGCGTGACACTACGCGTTTGaaagtattttgtttaaataatcatgttttttttttaatagtttctgTTATCAGTTATGTACATTTGgactttattttacatcttctgttgtttaatgaatatttattgcattactTAAGTgttgtgtgttaccatgatggtgttttgtgtttgcatgaaTGACTTTAGTATATACTTCGGCTTGTGGCCAAGATACTTGTGATGAGCTTTGATTCATCATGTGGCTTTCTCTTTAACCACCTGCATTATTATTGTGGATGTCAGTATgttaaaggtacaaaacagattttagcAGCAGTGTGCTTTGTTGAATTTACTGGTttacattcaaatttatttgtttgtaaattgcAGTTTTGTACTGTAAAACGTACAGTTTTTGGTCATAAATgtgttcacagtttttttttttttttttgtattttttacaaaattattctggcaaccacagctgccaaaattattttgtaaaaatgacagaatttttttacagCGTACACTGGATGCGGCACGGCGCGACACGACAAATTCCCAACAGTAAACTGCTGCCGCGTTTTATTTATGACATGCTCACACAAAGTTCATATGATTTACAATGGTCTCTTTTtcgcgtccagtgtagacagactttagctgtTGCGTCGCGACAGCTGTCACGTCGCAGACAACGGtgttatgctcatcaaaggttcatttgtgttcatttgaTTAACAAATGCAGGAGatattgtaaaacattattatgatgtaaaataacaattttctgttttaatttacattaaattataatttattcctgtgatcaaatctaaattttcagtatcattacttcagtcttcagtgtcacatgatcctttagaaatcgttctaatatgctgatttattatcaatattggaaaccgttgtgctgcttaattttattttatattatttatttgtttatgtatttattttttgaaaactgttttttttttttgtctttggtgaataaaaagttaaaaagaacaacttttatttaaaatagaaatattttctaacaatatacactacttttcaaaagcttggggtcagtacatgtttgttcttttttttttttttttaaagaaattagtatttttatacagcaattagggctgcacaattaatcgaatTTGTAATCGTGATTACAGTTaaagatgccacaattatgtaatcgttcaaaggcacaattacaaaaaaaatccacttacattatttatttattttttctcattgttctaatttttacatttgtacttttctatatttaaagaagaaactatatataaaaatgtggcatgcagttgcttgaaacaatggtataaagctattcaaaagatcattcaatgtaaattgtgataatcgtaattaataattacaattacaatttcaaggaaataatcaacaattattatttttgacataATCGTGCATCCCTAACAGCAAGGAggtattaaattgataaaaagtgatagtaaagacttatattgttagaaaacatttatattttgaaataaatgcagttcttttcaaatttttattcatcaaagaatcctgaaaagtatcacagcttccaaaaaaatatttggcagcacaactgttgccaacatagattattcttataataataaatcaacatattagaatgatttctgtaggatcatgtgacatttaagaCACAAGTAACGGCTGattaaaattaagctttgcatcacaggaataaactacattttaacgtacattaaaacagaaaccatagttttatattgtaataacattttgcaattatactgttttttttctgtatttttgatcaaataaatgcagccttgatgagcataagagacttctttaaaaaacattaagtcCTACTGAATccagacttttgaacggcaTTGTATTATAATGCAAATGCcttgttttactatttattaagAGGTGTAAGTGTATTAATCAGTATATTAAggtatatatgtattttggaTTTCCATATaatcaatcaaattgttttcaatttattaaaaaaaaaaaaaaaatcaaaattaaaattttgaatttaaaattcaaataaaatttaattaaaacaatgtcacatttctctcatttttatatgaaaagaAAAGTGTTCTGGGGAAAAAAGGTTTTTATGTGCAGTCATAGTATactttttcagtaatttagGTCCGAGCATGAGATTTTGAAAGcattaatcatatttatttcaatgtCTCGACAGGCCAGGGTGTATGATTGGGATTCAGAGACTCAGGGCTGGATCCTGGGCTCTTTTTTCTATGGATATATACTTACGCAGATACCAGGTGGCTACTTTGCACGCAAGTATGGTGCCAAGTGGCTCTTTGGTATTGGCATCCTTTGCACTGTTATCTTCACCCTGCTGACTCCAGTGGCCGCTGATCTGGGAGCTGGTTATCTCATAGCTGTCAGGGTGTTGGAAGGCATTGGGGAGGTAAGCTCAAAACCCATTACCTACCTTAGTACTTTCAAGTTGATGTTTCATTGTTGTCATAGATGATATAGGTGTAAttaatttggaaaaataaaagtcttataAGTTATTCTTGTGCGTCCAGGGAGTGTCATATCCTGCTATGCATGCGATGTGGGCATCATGGGCTCCACCTCTGGAGAGAAGTCGACTGCTCACTATCTCTTACACAGGTACCCTGCTTTGATTTGTAACAATTTACTACGGTTCTTATGTATTTGtactattatttcatttttttcttttcttttacagGTGCTCAGCTGGGAACTGTAGTGGCCCTTCCTCTGTCTGGCCAGATATGTTTTTATCTAGACTGGACGTATGTCTTTTATATATTTGGTAAGTCTTGTTATACAACACATTTAAAGGTGAACTATGTGCACAAGCGGCATAAAATGTAATGGTGAAGATGCTTTCACGGGCTCGTCACATTCTAAATGCACACTTTATctgatttcttcaaaaataatagGAGCTGTTGGGCTTCTTTGGTTTTTCCTTTGGGCTTGCTTTGTCAGTAACAGTCCCAGCGAACACAAAAGGATAACGGAAGCTGAGAAGACTTACATAATggcatctttaaaaaatgaagtagGCAACGTTACAGTGATATCATACAGTGTCTATTTTCGAGTTTATATTTCCATTCTCAAGCCAGTTAATGTTTGACTCATTAATTGTTtgtatgtaataaaatgtgccATTCCCTGCTGCAGCTGTCCCCAGCCACAGATTACATCCCATGGACATCAATTCTCAAGTCTTTGCCTTTATGGGCCATAGTTGTGGCACACTTCTCTTACAACTGGACATTTTACACTCTGCTGACTCTCTTACCCACCTACATGAACGATATTCTCGGATTCAGCATCCAGCAGGTCAGTGCAAAGCAGGGCTGATACATCATTTTTtgagaatttgtatttttaccaaatttatttaatatatttattttataattagttTGTTTTGAATGCTTTGTAAGCTACCGATGGATTATCATACATCTCTGTGATATTTACTTatcttctttcttttattttatcttctaaaatgaaaaattattttgcatgttgaagtttgtaagaaaaaaaaaaatatatatatatatatatatatatatatatcaaaagcttgggatcagtaagatttttaatgtgttaaatttttgttttctattttaatatactttaaaatgtaatttatttatgtgatgcaaagctgaattttcagcatcattactattaatgttggaaacagtgatgctgcttaatatttttttttttttggaaactatgatacttttttcaggattctttgacgaataagacgtttaaaagaacagcatttatttaaaatataaatcttttctaacaatatatacaaagtttggggtcagttttctttgaaagaaattaatacttttattcatggATGtgttcaattaattaaaaagtaatagtaaagacttatatggttagaaaagatttctgtttttgaaca is from Labeo rohita strain BAU-BD-2019 chromosome 13, IGBB_LRoh.1.0, whole genome shotgun sequence and encodes:
- the slc17a5 gene encoding sialin; this encodes MMEHSASDSETEDHVQPLLRRKDTGDIKKAPACCSSRYGLAFLSCYGFFVAYALRVNLSVAMVDMLKNSSSASNSSSVCPHHKIPVPKHNHTARVYDWDSETQGWILGSFFYGYILTQIPGGYFARKYGAKWLFGIGILCTVIFTLLTPVAADLGAGYLIAVRVLEGIGEGVSYPAMHAMWASWAPPLERSRLLTISYTGAQLGTVVALPLSGQICFYLDWTYVFYIFGAVGLLWFFLWACFVSNSPSEHKRITEAEKTYIMASLKNELSPATDYIPWTSILKSLPLWAIVVAHFSYNWTFYTLLTLLPTYMNDILGFSIQQNGMLSALPYLGCWLLALLGGQLADLLREKYLFRTVIVRKAFTIVGMMGPAVFLVAAGYTGCNYVLAVAFLSISSSLGGISASGFNINHLDIAPSYAGILLGITNSFATIPGMVGPVIARSLTKSNTIPEWQIVFYISAAINIFGAIFFTIFGQGTVQPWAVQRIHVQ